A segment of the Desulfitobacterium dehalogenans ATCC 51507 genome:
AGCAGGATTAAAAAATATATTAATGATAATGGCTTGAACATATGTGGTGACATATATACGGAATACATCCTTGATGAAGTCGTTATGCAGAATCCGAAAAATTACCTGGCCCAAGTTGCTATACAAGTTGAAAAAGCGGAGATTGAACTGGAGCAAGCATATTATCATGACCCGATATATGAACCACAACCGGATTCTTTTCAATATCCGAAGATTTGAGTAAAATAGAATATAGAGAAATCGCTCTATCAAAAAAGCTAAGAGAAAGGACTAGAGGCTATGAACATAACAGTAGTGGGTGCTGGAGCTACCGGAGGATACTTTGGCGCAAGATTGGCGGAAAGCGGACTTAATGTAACTTTCTTAGTACGTGAGAAACGGGCAGCTCAGCTGAGAGACAAGGGCCTGGTGATCAAGAGTGGGGTAGGGGATCTGACCCTTGAGGCTCCTCAGATAGCCATCAATGCGGAGGATATTCCTGCCTGTGACTTAGTGCTGCTGGGATTGAAAAACTATCAGCTGGCGGCAAGCCTTCCCCAGCTCAAGGTCTTAGTGGCTCGAGGGGCCAAAATACTGCCCTTTCTCAATGGGGTAGAGCATTTTGAACTACTGGCTAAGGAGTTTGGCCAAGAGAATGTTCTGGGTGGCGTCTGCAAAATCATCTCCACTCTCGACTCAGAAGGAACCATTCATCATACCGGCAAAGTCCACCAGATCATCTTCGGAGAATTGGAACCCTCCGGTAAGGAATTTTGCTTGCAGCTGGAACAAGCGATGTCGAAGGCCAACATCAAGGTAAAATATACGGAGAATATCTTGAATGAAATCTGGAGTAAGTATGCCTTTATCGCCGTATTCTCCGGGGTCACCTCCGCCGGAGATCTCACCACGGATCAAATCTGCGCTCATGAGGCCACGATAAAAGTCTACCGCCATTCCCTGGAAGAGATGAAAAGTCTGGCCGATGCCTACGGAGTAGCTTTATCCGAGGATTTCGTGGAACAAAATGTGGAGGGTCTGCCGAAATACGCAAAAGGCTCCACATCCTCCATGCATCAGGACATGCGCAAAGGATTGCTTCTGGAAGTAGAGAGCCTTCAGGGCGCCGCGATCCGTCTGGCTGGTAAAAAGGATATGAAACTGCCCACCATCGAAACGTTGTATGGATTGATTAAGCCTTATGAGATGGGGAGTGAAGGGTAAGATTTTTATAGGTCTATGGATTGCCCCGTAGTAGATTTACTACGGGGCTTTTTAGATAGATCAGAAAGTATAAGCTGCCATGACCTACGAATAGTGTCTTACCGCTGTAGGGAGAGATTCTGTATACAAAAAGGGGATGAATAGGCAGGAATTAGGGGAAAAATAACGAATATATTTATTTGGAAGACTGTCGACATGGAACTCGAGGAGGATATTATGAGTGCAATAACGAAAAGCCTGCCATTTCATCTTCAAATATATGAGATTCTTAAAAACCAAATATTGAATGGTGAGATTAGCCGTGGGGAAAGACTTTATGAAAACAAAATTTCTCAGGAGCTGGGGGTTAGCCGCAGTCCAGTAAGAGAGGCTTTACGCATGCTCGAACAGGACGAATTGGTCGTGGTAACGTCCACTGGACTGGTTGTTAACCCGATGGAATTTTCGGATATGGAAGAAATCTATCAATGCAGAATGGCGGTAGAGCCCTTTGCTGCCAAAATCGCTGCAGATAAACTAACGACCGAAGATTTGGATTCCCTGCGCAACCTTGTGACACAAGCTCGGGCCTATCATAATAAAAATGCCTACGAGAAAGTTGTCGAGTCAAACACTCAATTCCACGATATTATTATTCAGAGCAGCGGCAACAGACGCTTGATTGGAATCATTGAAAAAATTCGCTCACTCATTATTCTTTCGCGGAAAACAGAGTTTGAATGTTACCAGAGAGAAGGGGATTACCTGGATGAACATGAAGAGGTTCTAAAAGCCCTTACGGAAAGAAATGGGGCTGAGGCCGAGAGATTGTTAAGAATTCATATTACGAACGATTTTGAGTTCTATAGCTTGGCTTATAAAAACGTATTGAAGAAATAAACTACTCAAAGAAAATCCGGCTTTGCCGAGCTTTAGCGAAAGCGAAGTCTCTGGTTGACTTTGCGCGCCGTGAAACTTATATTTTCTGACTAGCCGAGAAAGTGTCGACTGTATACGGAGGTGTTAGAGTATGAAAGCTCTTATTAAGAATGGCACGATAATTACCGCTTCAGAATATATCAAAGCAGATCTCTTAATTGAAGATGGAAAAATAGCCTGCATCGGGACAAACATCGGAGGTGAGGCCGATGTTAAGATTGATGCTCAGGATAAGCTCATTTTTCCAGGCGGAATCGATGCTCATGTCCATATGAATGTCCCTTGTTCTGATGGCAGTTTGTCAGCAGGATATGATACGGAAACGATAGCAGCTGCACTAGGCGGGACCACTACGATTCTTGATTATGTCTTACAGGAATATGGCAAGAGCATGCATGAAAGTATCGATGGTGCTCATGCCTTGGCCGAGAGCCAAGCTGCTATTGATTATGGGTTTCATGTCATCGTAACCAATCCGGATGAGCAGACGATAGCAGAGATTGAAGACCTCATCGATTCCGGCATTACTTCCTTTAAACTATTTATGGCCAATGATTTAGCCTTGGATGATCAACAACTGCTTAAATTTATGGAAGAATTAGCTCGTTTAGGTGGACTGGCCTGTGTTCATGCGGAAAATGGGGCGATTATCTCATCCCTGCAAAACGGACATAAGAAGAAAAAACAACTTGAACCCTATTATCATTTCCTGAGCCGCCCCTTAATCAGCGAAAATGAAGCGATTAATCGGGCCATTGCGCTGGCGAAGACCGCTAAATGTTCTATGCTCGTTGCCCATGTCAGCAATCTGGAGGGAGTTAATATCATAACTGGTGCCCAAGCTCCTGCCCCGATTCACACAGAATCTTGCCCGCATTACCTGGTCTTGGACGATGATGAATATCGGCAAGGCGAATTCGGAACTGCCAAATAT
Coding sequences within it:
- a CDS encoding ketopantoate reductase family protein; amino-acid sequence: MNITVVGAGATGGYFGARLAESGLNVTFLVREKRAAQLRDKGLVIKSGVGDLTLEAPQIAINAEDIPACDLVLLGLKNYQLAASLPQLKVLVARGAKILPFLNGVEHFELLAKEFGQENVLGGVCKIISTLDSEGTIHHTGKVHQIIFGELEPSGKEFCLQLEQAMSKANIKVKYTENILNEIWSKYAFIAVFSGVTSAGDLTTDQICAHEATIKVYRHSLEEMKSLADAYGVALSEDFVEQNVEGLPKYAKGSTSSMHQDMRKGLLLEVESLQGAAIRLAGKKDMKLPTIETLYGLIKPYEMGSEG
- a CDS encoding GntR family transcriptional regulator is translated as MSAITKSLPFHLQIYEILKNQILNGEISRGERLYENKISQELGVSRSPVREALRMLEQDELVVVTSTGLVVNPMEFSDMEEIYQCRMAVEPFAAKIAADKLTTEDLDSLRNLVTQARAYHNKNAYEKVVESNTQFHDIIIQSSGNRRLIGIIEKIRSLIILSRKTEFECYQREGDYLDEHEEVLKALTERNGAEAERLLRIHITNDFEFYSLAYKNVLKK
- the hydA gene encoding dihydropyrimidinase yields the protein MKALIKNGTIITASEYIKADLLIEDGKIACIGTNIGGEADVKIDAQDKLIFPGGIDAHVHMNVPCSDGSLSAGYDTETIAAALGGTTTILDYVLQEYGKSMHESIDGAHALAESQAAIDYGFHVIVTNPDEQTIAEIEDLIDSGITSFKLFMANDLALDDQQLLKFMEELARLGGLACVHAENGAIISSLQNGHKKKKQLEPYYHFLSRPLISENEAINRAIALAKTAKCSMLVAHVSNLEGVNIITGAQAPAPIHTESCPHYLVLDDDEYRQGEFGTAKYVISPPLRSKEEKERLWVGIKNRGIDIISSDHNGFNYSTHKQLGKDDYTLIPNGGPGIEQRFTLMYHTLTERGIDLSRFVDLIATKPAKIFGLFPQKGTIAPGSDADLVIFDPAIEWTITAKEQHQASDYTSYEGLRMKGRVDKVLLRGELIVDEGKYVGEPGDGKFIARQTLKS